One Betta splendens chromosome 8, fBetSpl5.4, whole genome shotgun sequence DNA segment encodes these proteins:
- the LOC114860635 gene encoding retrovirus-related Pol polyprotein from type-1 retrotransposable element R2 isoform X1 codes for MSGIIAAKISGHMSQYMSEAQKGIGKDTRGAKHQLLVDRTVAQDCKMRHTNLCTAWIDYKKAYDSMPHTWITECLEVYNINRTLRAFIANSMRLWKTTLEANGKPLAQVSIKCGIYQGDALSPLLFCIGLNPLSQIINKTGYGYRLRNGATISHLLYMDDIKLYAKSERDIDSLIHTTRIYSSDIGMSFGLEKCGRMVTKRGKVIHTEGVSLPEGTIEDIEDNYKYLGIPQANGNLEQATRNAATAKYLQRVRQVLRSQLNGKNKSRAINSYALPVIRYPAGIIRWPKEEIQTTDVKTRKLLTMHGGFHPKSSTLRLYASRKEGGRGLVSVRATIQDETSKIYKYIKDKAPTDDVLSECLRQWRTEDEMLEEGPSWEDKPLHGMYHRNITEVADLNKSYQWLERAGLKDSTEALILAAQEQALSTRAIEAQIYHTRQDPRCRLCKEAPETVQHITAGCKMLAGKAYMERHNQMAGIVYRNICAEYGLETPRSKWETPPKVVENERAKILWDFQIQTDRMVMANQPDIVVVDKEQRKAVVVDVAIPSDGNIRKKEHEKLEKYQGLREELEKAWKVKTTVVPVVIGALGAVTPKLEEWLRQIPGKTSEISVQKSAVPGTAKILRRTLKLPGLW; via the coding sequence atgtcaggcatcatcgcagctaagataagtgggcacatgagtcaatacatgagcgaagcacagaagggcattggtaaggataccagaggagccaaacaccaactcctggtagacagaacagtcgcccaagactgcaaaatgcgacacaccaacctgtgcacagcctggatcgactacaagaaagcctatgactcaatgccacacacatggatcactgaatgcttggaggtgtacaacatcaacagaactctaagggccttcattgcaaactcgatgaggttgtggaaaaccacccttgaagccaatgggaagccacttgcccaagtatccatcaaatgtggcatataccaaggagatgcactgtccccactgctgttctgcataggtctgaaccccctcagccaaataataaacaagactggctatggataccgactccggaacggggccaccataagtcacctcctctacatggatgacatcaagctgtacgccaagagtgagcgagacatcgactcactgatccacaccaccaggatctacagctcggacatcgggatgtcattcgggctcgagaaatgtgggaggatggtgacaaagagaggcaaggtaatccacacagaaggggtctcactcccagaaggaacaatagaagacattgaggacaattacaagtaccttggaataccacaggcaaacggcaaccttgaacaggcaacaaggaatgcggcaacagccaaatacctccaacgagtaaggcaagtcctaagaagccagctcaatggcaagaacaaatcccgggcaataaacagctacgctctgccagtgatcagataccctgcgggaataataaggtggccaaaggaagagatacagaccacagatgttaagacacgaaagctcctcaccatgcatggagggttccaccccaaatccagcaccctgagactgtacgctagccgcaaggaaggaggccgaggactagtgagcgtgagagccactatccaggatgaaacatccaagatctataagtacatcaaggataaggccccgacagatgacgtgctgagtgaatgtctcaggcagtggagaacagaggatgagatgctggaagagggaccatcatgggaggacaagcccttgcacgggatgtaccaccggaacataactgaagtggctgatctcaacaaatcctaccaatggcttgaaagggctgggctgaaggacagcacagaggcactcatcctggccgcacaggaacaggccctgagcaccagagccatagaggcccagatctaccacaccagacaagacccaaggtgtagactgtgcaaagaggccccagagacggtccagcacataactgcagggtgtaagatgctggcaggcaaagcatacatggaacgccataaccaaatggctggcatagtatacaggaacatctgcgcggagtatggactggaaaccccaaggtcaaagtgggaaacacctcccaaggtggtagagaacgagcgagccaaaatcctgtgggacttccagatccagactgacagaatggtaatggcgaaccaaccagacattgtggtggtggataaagagcagaggaaagccgtagtggtggatgtggcaataccaagcgatggcaacatcaggaaaaaggaacatgagaaactagagaaataccaagggctcagagaagaactggagaaggcttggaaggtgaagaccacagtggtgcctgtggtgatcggagcactaggggctgtgacccccaaactggaggagtggctacgacagatccctggaaaaacatccgaaatctcagtccagaaaagtgcagtcccaggaacagcaaagatactgcgcagaaccctcaagctccctggcctctggtag